A genomic segment from Pseudorca crassidens isolate mPseCra1 chromosome 4, mPseCra1.hap1, whole genome shotgun sequence encodes:
- the LOC137223105 gene encoding protein preY, mitochondrial-like: MPSGACSRLASALRGTRAQPPAVAQRCVHASVSRPSSDQSERTREPPRAFDPALPEFLVCPFSKKPLRYEASPNELINEELEIAYPIIDGIPNMIPQAARMTHQNKKQEEMEQQ, translated from the coding sequence ATGCCGAGCGGAGCGTGCAGCCGGCTCGCCTCAGCGCTGCGGGGGACACGCGCACAGCCGCCCGCGGTCGCCCAGAGGTGTGTGCACGCGTCGGTGTCGCGGCCGTCCTCAGACCAGAGCGAGAGGACAAGGGAACCGCCCCGCGCCTTCGACCCAGCGCTGCCGGAGTTCCTGGTGTGCCCATTCTCCAAGAAGCCGCTCCGATATGAAGCATCGCCAAATGAATTAATTAACGAAGAGTTAGAAATAGCCTATCCAATTATTGATGGGATTCCTAATATGATACCACAGGCAGCTAGGATGACACATCAAaataagaagcaagaagaaatggaGCAGCAGTAG
- the LOC137223106 gene encoding phosphatidylinositol N-acetylglucosaminyltransferase subunit Y-like: MFLSLPTLTVLIPLVSLAGLLYSASVEENFPQGCTSTTSRLLPITIPVYVFFHLWTWMGIKLFRHN; encoded by the coding sequence ATGTTTCTGTCTCTTCCTACGTTGACTGTCCTTATTCCATTGGTCTCGTTAGCAGGGCTGTTATACTCGGCCTCTGTGGAAGAAAACTTCCCACAGGGCTGCACTAGCACAACCAGTCGGCTCTTGCCGATTACCATACCCGTTTATGTGTTCTTCCACCTTTGGACTTGGATGGGTATTAAACTCTTCAGGCATAATTAA